One Actinosynnema pretiosum DNA segment encodes these proteins:
- a CDS encoding maleylpyruvate isomerase N-terminal domain-containing protein: protein MSRGPLGYARLIDVVERETTLLAVAARGRPELQVPACPGLNLGETARHVGSTQRMVLARVDGSTTWQHEPAPDQDLAGYLLEGVAPLVAVLRASDPAAPCDALWSADRGEGPTPLSRGARPGRADSGSRTAAQRGPTRRDLAFWARRLAHEATVHRMDAQAAAGIGLDPVDEDVALDGVDEVLSLWLGHRLDVLGVRGTREGSVLLRAGDHAWLARTGPDPATHRVAAPGERGDGVVTGTPVALYRWLWGRVPDREVAPRGDRDAIAQLWALLRLATK from the coding sequence GTGAGCCGAGGACCGCTGGGGTACGCCCGGCTGATCGACGTCGTGGAGCGCGAGACGACCCTGCTCGCGGTCGCCGCGCGCGGAAGGCCCGAGCTCCAGGTGCCCGCCTGCCCCGGCCTCAACCTCGGCGAGACGGCGCGGCACGTCGGCAGCACCCAGCGCATGGTGCTGGCCCGCGTCGACGGCTCCACGACGTGGCAGCACGAGCCCGCCCCCGACCAGGACCTGGCCGGGTACCTGCTGGAGGGGGTCGCCCCGCTGGTGGCGGTCCTGCGCGCGTCCGACCCCGCCGCCCCCTGCGACGCGCTGTGGAGCGCCGATCGCGGGGAGGGGCCGACCCCGCTGAGCCGAGGCGCGCGGCCGGGGCGCGCCGACTCGGGGTCCCGCACCGCCGCGCAGCGCGGGCCCACCCGCCGGGACCTGGCCTTCTGGGCCCGCAGACTCGCCCACGAGGCGACCGTGCACCGGATGGACGCGCAGGCCGCCGCCGGGATCGGGCTGGACCCGGTCGACGAGGACGTGGCGCTCGACGGCGTGGACGAGGTGCTGTCCCTGTGGCTCGGCCACCGCCTTGACGTGCTCGGCGTGCGCGGGACGCGGGAGGGCTCGGTGCTGCTGCGGGCCGGTGACCACGCCTGGCTGGCCAGGACCGGCCCCGACCCGGCCACCCACCGCGTCGCCGCGCCGGGGGAGCGCGGCGACGGGGTCGTGACCGGGACGCCGGTCGCGCTGTACCGCTGGCTGTGGGGGCGCGTGCCCGACCGCGAGGTGGCGCCCAGGGGCGACCGGGACGCGATCGCCCAGCTGTGGGCGCTGCTCAGGCTCGCCACGAAGTAG
- a CDS encoding alkaline phosphatase D family protein has translation MAQLVLGPVLRHVNGSSATVWVETDSSCEVTIAGHSARTFQVGEQHFALVVVRDLVPGTTTPYEVALDGTQAWPEPDSPFPPCVIRTKSPDDNTHNLVFGSCRAAKHDGRKADKLGPDALDAFALRMKDQPVEEWPDALLLLGDQVYADEPTPRIKEWLAERRDGQEPKGEVVEFREYAELYHETWGDPEIRWLLSTVPTSMIFDDHDVRDDWNTSRTWREQMARKPWWPERIRAGLASYWVYQQLGNLDPDTLAQDDLFGKVTSAEGDTQALLEEFAEAADAELDGRKSTWWSYRRDFGRVRLLVIDTRCGRILDGDRLMISHDEFDWIERNAEGDFDHLLIGSSLPWLMPHGLSHLQSLNEHAAAKPGWRGALGEKVRQVADLEHWPAFRASFERLSRLIQRIGTGEGAPAKVCVLSGDVHHSYAVRAEYPKPTDSAIYQLVCSPVHNDPPWFFRPAFALFWTKPVTRWLRRRADRQGISQDPLAWRRVSGPHFGNSVGQLRIEGREARFRLETAKEAEKLTEVADLEL, from the coding sequence ATGGCGCAACTGGTTCTCGGCCCGGTGCTGCGGCACGTGAACGGTTCTTCGGCGACCGTCTGGGTGGAAACCGATTCTTCCTGCGAGGTGACCATCGCCGGTCACTCAGCGCGGACGTTCCAGGTCGGCGAGCAGCACTTCGCGCTCGTCGTGGTCCGGGACCTGGTTCCCGGCACCACCACCCCCTACGAGGTCGCCCTCGACGGGACGCAGGCCTGGCCTGAGCCCGATTCGCCGTTCCCGCCCTGCGTGATCCGGACCAAATCCCCCGACGACAACACGCACAACCTGGTGTTCGGCTCCTGCCGCGCCGCGAAGCACGACGGGCGCAAGGCCGACAAGCTCGGTCCCGACGCGCTCGACGCCTTCGCCCTGCGCATGAAGGACCAGCCGGTGGAGGAGTGGCCGGACGCGCTGCTGCTGCTCGGCGACCAGGTCTACGCCGACGAGCCCACCCCGCGCATCAAGGAGTGGCTGGCCGAGCGCCGGGACGGGCAGGAGCCCAAGGGCGAGGTGGTGGAGTTCCGCGAGTACGCCGAGCTGTACCACGAGACCTGGGGCGACCCGGAGATCCGCTGGCTGCTGTCCACCGTCCCCACCTCGATGATCTTCGACGACCACGACGTGCGCGACGACTGGAACACCTCCCGCACCTGGCGCGAGCAGATGGCCCGCAAGCCCTGGTGGCCCGAGCGCATCCGCGCGGGGCTGGCCTCGTACTGGGTCTACCAGCAGCTCGGCAACCTCGACCCGGACACGCTGGCGCAGGACGACCTGTTCGGCAAGGTCACCTCGGCCGAGGGCGACACGCAGGCCCTGCTGGAGGAGTTCGCCGAGGCCGCCGACGCCGAGCTGGACGGGCGCAAGTCCACCTGGTGGAGCTACCGGCGCGACTTCGGCCGGGTGCGGCTGCTGGTGATCGACACCCGCTGCGGGCGCATCCTGGACGGCGACCGGCTGATGATCAGCCACGACGAGTTCGACTGGATCGAGCGCAACGCCGAGGGCGACTTCGACCACCTGCTGATCGGCTCGTCGCTGCCCTGGCTGATGCCGCACGGCCTGAGCCACCTCCAGTCGCTCAACGAGCACGCCGCCGCCAAGCCCGGCTGGCGGGGCGCGCTGGGCGAGAAGGTCCGCCAGGTCGCCGACCTGGAGCACTGGCCCGCGTTCCGGGCGTCGTTCGAGCGGCTGTCGAGGCTGATCCAGCGGATCGGGACCGGCGAGGGCGCGCCCGCGAAGGTCTGCGTGCTGTCCGGGGACGTGCACCACAGCTACGCGGTGCGCGCGGAGTACCCGAAGCCGACCGACTCGGCGATCTACCAGCTGGTGTGCTCGCCGGTGCACAACGACCCGCCGTGGTTCTTCCGGCCCGCGTTCGCGCTGTTCTGGACCAAGCCGGTCACCCGGTGGTTGCGCAGGCGCGCCGACCGGCAGGGCATCTCGCAGGACCCGCTGGCGTGGCGCAGGGTGAGCGGCCCGCACTTCGGCAACTCGGTGGGGCAGCTGCGGATCGAGGGCCGCGAGGCCCGGTTCCGGCTGGAGACGGCGAAGGAGGCCGAGAAGCTCACCGAGGTCGCCGACCTGGAGCTCTGA
- a CDS encoding GntR family transcriptional regulator, translated as MQYIDRALYRDQALSAIREAIMVGDLAPGAPIRDVELAERLGLSRTPVREALARLTDEGLVESKPHSYTRVTELSTSAVRDAHAVVQAMHALAARLAVPLMDAGDLDAMRAANARFASALVDRDVAAALAADDEFHDVAVRRSGNFAVVATIERYTPLVRRLERLRFGTPPGRHSVAMHDEIIAACAAPDADLAAVLVERNWATLADLLEED; from the coding sequence ATGCAATATATTGACCGCGCCCTCTACCGGGACCAGGCGTTGTCGGCGATCCGTGAGGCGATCATGGTCGGCGATCTGGCCCCCGGCGCGCCGATCCGCGACGTCGAGCTGGCCGAACGGCTCGGGTTGTCGCGGACTCCGGTGCGGGAGGCGTTGGCGCGGTTGACCGACGAGGGCCTGGTCGAGTCGAAGCCGCACAGCTACACGCGGGTCACCGAGCTGAGCACGTCGGCGGTCCGGGACGCGCACGCCGTCGTCCAGGCCATGCACGCCCTCGCGGCCCGCCTGGCCGTCCCGCTCATGGACGCGGGTGATCTCGACGCGATGCGCGCGGCGAACGCGCGGTTCGCGTCGGCGCTGGTCGACCGGGACGTGGCCGCCGCGCTGGCGGCCGACGACGAGTTCCACGACGTCGCGGTGCGGCGCAGCGGCAACTTCGCCGTCGTCGCCACGATCGAGCGCTACACCCCGCTGGTGCGCCGCCTGGAGCGGCTGCGGTTCGGCACCCCGCCCGGTCGTCACTCCGTGGCGATGCACGACGAGATCATCGCCGCCTGCGCGGCCCCGGACGCCGACCTCGCCGCCGTGCTGGTCGAGCGCAACTGGGCGACGCTGGCGGACCTGCTTGAGGAGGACTGA
- a CDS encoding 1-aminocyclopropane-1-carboxylate deaminase: protein MALDDFSRFPLTFGPSPVHPLERLTAHLGGARVWAKREDCNSGLAYGGNKTRKLEYLVADALAQGCDTLVSIGGVQSNHTRQVAAAAARAGLQCVLVQESWVDWPDAVYDRVGNILLSRLMGADVRLVEAGFGIGVKPAWEQAVDDVRARGGKPYAIPAGASDHPLGGLGFAGWAAEVDRQEKELGVHFDTIVVCSVTGSTQAGMVAGWAGTGRRIIGIDGSAKPEETKAQVTRIAKNTASLLGKEVADDEVILDERFHEGIYGVPGESTTDAMKLGARLEGMITDPVYEGKSLAGLIELVTTAEIPKDSTVLYAHLGGQPALNAYSTLFR, encoded by the coding sequence GTGGCACTGGACGACTTCAGCCGCTTCCCGCTGACCTTCGGCCCGTCGCCGGTCCACCCGCTGGAGCGCCTGACCGCGCACCTGGGCGGCGCGCGGGTGTGGGCCAAGCGCGAGGACTGCAACTCCGGCCTCGCCTACGGCGGCAACAAGACCAGGAAGCTGGAGTACCTGGTCGCCGACGCCCTGGCGCAGGGCTGCGACACCCTCGTCTCGATCGGCGGCGTGCAGTCCAACCACACCCGCCAGGTGGCCGCAGCCGCCGCACGCGCCGGGCTGCAGTGCGTGCTGGTGCAGGAGAGCTGGGTCGACTGGCCGGACGCGGTGTACGACCGGGTCGGCAACATCCTGCTCAGCAGGCTCATGGGCGCCGACGTCCGCTTGGTCGAGGCGGGCTTCGGAATCGGCGTGAAGCCCGCGTGGGAGCAGGCCGTCGACGACGTGCGCGCACGCGGCGGCAAGCCCTACGCCATCCCCGCAGGCGCCTCGGACCACCCGCTGGGCGGCCTGGGCTTCGCAGGCTGGGCGGCCGAGGTGGACCGCCAGGAGAAGGAGTTGGGCGTCCACTTCGACACGATCGTCGTCTGCTCCGTCACCGGCAGCACCCAGGCGGGCATGGTCGCGGGCTGGGCGGGCACCGGCAGGCGGATCATCGGCATCGACGGCTCAGCCAAGCCCGAGGAGACCAAGGCCCAGGTCACCAGGATCGCGAAGAACACCGCGTCCCTGCTGGGCAAGGAGGTGGCGGACGACGAGGTCATCCTCGACGAGCGCTTCCACGAGGGCATCTACGGCGTGCCGGGCGAGTCCACCACCGATGCCATGAAGCTGGGCGCACGCCTGGAAGGCATGATCACCGACCCGGTGTACGAGGGCAAGTCCCTGGCGGGCCTGATCGAACTGGTCACCACCGCTGAAATCCCCAAGGACTCCACCGTCCTCTACGCCCACCTGGGCGGCCAGCCCGCCCTGAACGCCTACAGCACCCTCTTCCGCTAA